In Gadus chalcogrammus isolate NIFS_2021 chromosome 11, NIFS_Gcha_1.0, whole genome shotgun sequence, a single window of DNA contains:
- the tnfrsf1a gene encoding tumor necrosis factor receptor superfamily member 1A has protein sequence MVGFSFFREKRKRSTEIFGALLLLCVLGSGASWLPEKRSECPYGDYLSENGICCQKCSPGYKREKDCEAVGNRTSCTRCPKGQYNEHDNYSDNCRSCQTCQYLEEEVTKCTPSQNTKCRCKNGYYKDVIDSSTSQCLECSKCGHGEHQSEKCFLEQDTVCVCERDFYRMKNKCLPCKTQSQGHEFDSSSDD, from the exons ATGGTAGGATTTAGTTTTTTTCGAGAAAAAAGGAAGAGATCGACGGAGATCTTCGGGGCCCTGCTGCTCTTG TGCGTCCTAGGGTCAGGGGCCTCCTGGCTTCCAGAGAAGCGTTCTGAATGTCCATATGGGGACTATCTCAGTGAGAATGGGATCTGCTGCCAGAAGTGCTCTCCAg GCTATAAGCGGGAGAAAGACTGTGAGGCTGTTGGCAATAGGACCAGTTGTACCCGCTGTCCCAAAGGACAGTACAACGAGCACGACAACTACAGTGACAACTGCAGGAGCTGCCAGACCTGCCAGT ACTTAGAAGAAGAGGTTACCAAATGCACTCCCAGTCAAAACACCAAATGTAGATGTAAAAACGGCTACTACAAAGATGTCATCGACTCGAGCACCTCCCAGTGTCTCGAGTGTTCAAAGTGTGGACACGGAGAACACCAATCAGAGAAAT GCTTTTTGGAAcaggacactgtgtgtgtgtgtgagagggactTCTACAGAATGAAAAACAAGTGTCTTCCTTGTAAAAC CCAATCCCAAGGGCATGAATTTGACTCAAGTAGTGACGATTAG
- the LOC130391430 gene encoding uncharacterized protein LOC130391430 isoform X3: MNNTSFSLNYGKFLLARCSSNSNESGCESCPTGQYTDYFNLEPGCPFCASCNRSRLEEESPCLINSNRVCRCQLGFTCKSKECQECEPIPNSTPPTPNLWSLVNGWTLLATGLLLLVFLCYFLRIKIKSGASLCKSTGHDAIESAEEENEFLPVQEMCGKHEQQMVDV, encoded by the exons ATG AACAACACCTCCTTCTCTCTGAACTATG GTAAATTCCTGCTGGCACGATGTTCCTCTAACTCCAATGAGAGCGGATGTGAGTCCTGTCCTACAGGCCAGTATACAGACTACTTCAATCTGGAGCCCGGCTGCCCCTTCTGTGCCTCCTGTAACCGCT CCCGGCTGGAAGAGGAGTCCCCCTGCCTGATCAATTCCAACAGGGTGTGCCGCTGTCAGCTGGGATTCACCTGCAAATCAAAGGAGTGCCAGGAGTGTGAACCGATACCAAACTCCACCCCGCCAACCCCCAACCTGTGGTCGTTGGTGAACGGATGGACCCTCCTAGCGACAGGATTACTGCTGCTCGTGTTCCTGTGTTACTTCCTCCGCATCAAGATCAAGAGCGGCGCCTCTCTGTGCAAGAGCACAGGACATGATG CAATTGAAAGTgcagaagaagaaaatgaaTTCCTGCCCGTCCAGGAGATGTGTGGCAAACATGAACAACAAATGGTGGACGTTTGA
- the LOC130391430 gene encoding tumor necrosis factor receptor superfamily member 5-like isoform X1, which translates to MAQLSFFVTIISLSNLLLLFCDDSLNCSDKEYAWPMDTSQRCCLRCPPGKFLLARCSSNSNESGCESCPTGQYTDYFNLEPGCPFCASCNRSRLEEESPCLINSNRVCRCQLGFTCKSKECQECEPIPNSTPPTPNLWSLVNGWTLLATGLLLLVFLCYFLRIKIKSGASLCKSTGHDAIESAEEENEFLPVQEMCGKHEQQMVDV; encoded by the exons ATG GCCCAGCTGTCCTTTTTCGTTACCATAATTTCTCTATCAAACCTCCTGCTCCTGTTCTGTGATGATTCCTTAAATTGCAGTGACAAAGAATATGCCTGGCCCATGGACACTAGTCAACGCTGCTGTTTGAGATGTCCACCAG GTAAATTCCTGCTGGCACGATGTTCCTCTAACTCCAATGAGAGCGGATGTGAGTCCTGTCCTACAGGCCAGTATACAGACTACTTCAATCTGGAGCCCGGCTGCCCCTTCTGTGCCTCCTGTAACCGCT CCCGGCTGGAAGAGGAGTCCCCCTGCCTGATCAATTCCAACAGGGTGTGCCGCTGTCAGCTGGGATTCACCTGCAAATCAAAGGAGTGCCAGGAGTGTGAACCGATACCAAACTCCACCCCGCCAACCCCCAACCTGTGGTCGTTGGTGAACGGATGGACCCTCCTAGCGACAGGATTACTGCTGCTCGTGTTCCTGTGTTACTTCCTCCGCATCAAGATCAAGAGCGGCGCCTCTCTGTGCAAGAGCACAGGACATGATG CAATTGAAAGTgcagaagaagaaaatgaaTTCCTGCCCGTCCAGGAGATGTGTGGCAAACATGAACAACAAATGGTGGACGTTTGA
- the LOC130391430 gene encoding CD27 antigen-like isoform X2, whose amino-acid sequence MDTSQRCCLRCPPGKFLLARCSSNSNESGCESCPTGQYTDYFNLEPGCPFCASCNRSRLEEESPCLINSNRVCRCQLGFTCKSKECQECEPIPNSTPPTPNLWSLVNGWTLLATGLLLLVFLCYFLRIKIKSGASLCKSTGHDAIESAEEENEFLPVQEMCGKHEQQMVDV is encoded by the exons ATGGACACTAGTCAACGCTGCTGTTTGAGATGTCCACCAG GTAAATTCCTGCTGGCACGATGTTCCTCTAACTCCAATGAGAGCGGATGTGAGTCCTGTCCTACAGGCCAGTATACAGACTACTTCAATCTGGAGCCCGGCTGCCCCTTCTGTGCCTCCTGTAACCGCT CCCGGCTGGAAGAGGAGTCCCCCTGCCTGATCAATTCCAACAGGGTGTGCCGCTGTCAGCTGGGATTCACCTGCAAATCAAAGGAGTGCCAGGAGTGTGAACCGATACCAAACTCCACCCCGCCAACCCCCAACCTGTGGTCGTTGGTGAACGGATGGACCCTCCTAGCGACAGGATTACTGCTGCTCGTGTTCCTGTGTTACTTCCTCCGCATCAAGATCAAGAGCGGCGCCTCTCTGTGCAAGAGCACAGGACATGATG CAATTGAAAGTgcagaagaagaaaatgaaTTCCTGCCCGTCCAGGAGATGTGTGGCAAACATGAACAACAAATGGTGGACGTTTGA